A single Amphiura filiformis chromosome 8, Afil_fr2py, whole genome shotgun sequence DNA region contains:
- the LOC140158414 gene encoding uncharacterized protein translates to MFLFIAFLTLTVISSLVSTQSQQTQNQPEHNCNTCCQGGVPGTPGHNGLPGRDGRDGMTGDKGEAGMNIKGDKGDAGFGEVGLPGPQGLRGEKGDKGLQGLGLPGKTGPRGPMGPVGNQGIPGRAGIIGMKGEKGDCGQCRKSAFTAVKMNDQTGNVDDVVTFQEITVNIDGHFSLQSNKFTCQIPGIYVFMFSMGVYRPTQPHIRLVKNDHLVVTAVTVTTTADDFDQTSNSAILNLEAGDHVWLKFGNSGQKLHSSSNRYSSFSGFLLYKI, encoded by the coding sequence ATGTTCCTGTTTATTGCATTCTTGACACTTACTGTCATCTCATCCCTGGTATCCACTCAAAGTCAGCAAACACAGAATCAACCTGAACACAACTGTAATACTTGCTGCCAAGGTGGCGTCCCGGGCACACCAGGACACAATGGTCTACCAGGACGGGACGGACGGGACGGGATGACAGGAGACAAAGGTGAGGCTGGTATGAATATCAAAGGAGACAAAGGAGATGCTGGATTTGGAGAAGTAGGCCTTCCTGGACCTCAGGGACTGAGAGGAGAGAAAGGAGACAAGGGTTTACAGGGGCTAGGCCTCCCTGGAAAGACTGGACCAAGGGGACCCATGGGTCCTGTAGGAAATCAAGGCATACCCGGACGGGCCGGAATAATCGGGATGAAAGGAGAGAAAGGTGACTGTGGACAATGCAGAAAATCTGCATTCACAGCGGTCAAAATGAATGACCAAACTGGAAACGTTGATGATGTGGTCACATTCCAGGAGATTACGGTCAACATTGATGGTCATTTCAGTCTCCAGTCAAACAAGTTCACCTGTCAAATTCCTGGAATCTATGTGTTCATGTTTTCTATGGGTGTATACAGACCTACACAACCCCATATCAGGCTTGTTAAGAATGATCATTTGGTTGTGACTGCAGTAACTGTCACAACTACTGCTGACGATTTTGACCAAACCAGCAATTCTGCAATCTTGAACTTGGAGGCTGGAGACCATGTCTGGTTGAAATTTGGAAACAGTGGACAAAAACTTCACAGCAGTTCCAACAGATATTCCAGCTTTTCTGGGTTCCTGCTTTATAAAATATAA